GTTGCCGATGACCTCGAGGCCCCTGGTTAGCATGTACTGGGCCATTAGCTTGGCGGCGGGGGAAGGCTTGACGATTTCGAAGCTGTATATGTTGATGAGGTCCGGCGCCGCCGCCACTATGACGTCTAGCTGGGGTAGCTTGCCTCTGTACCTCAGCCAGGTCCCGGTGTCAGACAGTGTGTAGGCCCTCTTCTCGTTGGCAAGGAGGAGGGTCTGGCCCATGCCGGCGCCGGCTGAGATGTACCACGTGTCTTTGGCCGGGTCGGGCTCCCTCCCAATTGCCTTCTTCCAGAGGGAAAGCTCCATTATGTGGGTCCCGGACTTGTCGCCGCGGGAGACGAAGGGGGCCTTGGCCTCGGTGATCTTCTTGAAGGCCTCCACGGCGGTGAGCCCCCTGGCTCCGGCGGGGTCGTCCTTCGGGCCGACGATGATGAAGAAGTTGTAGGCTATCACGTCTCTGCACTTCAGGGTGCCGTTCTCCAAGTACTGCTTCTCCAGGCTGGGGGCGTGTACAATAACCACGTCCACATCTCCCCGGACGGCCATTAGGAGGGCCTGGCCGGTCCCCACCGCGGTGTACCTAACCTCTATGTCGTAGCCCCTGGACCTGGCCCACTTTTCGAAGTCTGGGATCAAGACGTCTAGAAGCCCCGTGTCTTTTACGCTGGTGGTGGTGGCCATGTAGAGGACGACCTTCTGGGAGGTCGTCGCTGTCTGTGTGGTCTGCGTGGTCGCTGCCGTGGGGGTCTGCGCGGCTTTTGGCGTAGTGGCGGGGGGAGTGGGGGTCGCCGCGGGGGGCGTGGTTAGGAGGTGGGCGGCGGCACCGGCGATTATGGCTATCACAACTGCGGTTATTAGATATCCAATTTTGGACATGTGTACGTTTTATCTACTGGTTTTTTAAGTATTC
The sequence above is drawn from the Pyrobaculum ferrireducens genome and encodes:
- a CDS encoding substrate-binding domain-containing protein, with product MSKIGYLITAVVIAIIAGAAAHLLTTPPAATPTPPATTPKAAQTPTAATTQTTQTATTSQKVVLYMATTTSVKDTGLLDVLIPDFEKWARSRGYDIEVRYTAVGTGQALLMAVRGDVDVVIVHAPSLEKQYLENGTLKCRDVIAYNFFIIVGPKDDPAGARGLTAVEAFKKITEAKAPFVSRGDKSGTHIMELSLWKKAIGREPDPAKDTWYISAGAGMGQTLLLANEKRAYTLSDTGTWLRYRGKLPQLDVIVAAAPDLINIYSFEIVKPSPAAKLMAQYMLTRGLEVIGNLTIAGTPLFTPINKADPKAMEWIKPAIFGPSCVS